A window of the Pseudomonas fluorescens genome harbors these coding sequences:
- a CDS encoding methyl-accepting chemotaxis protein, whose product MGAWLSNISLKYKFWAVNAVAFVTTLLLVLYAVQLEQQARSHAAQTSAQAQAQLLKAWPAGQALPKSDQVLTFKRGEAPRLNDQPLLEITDSNGWIEISHLPLFGENPLLGAEVFSRADGQQVAVIAYAPSLSQVFSERFANYAVAVFILMLAMLGASQLLIRFLLSQLNTLKDVMLHVEKTGDLSARVPLACKDEVGQMANAFNAMQAGYQRVVTTVANTARQLDVGAARLASSMNEVRHGMLGQQSETDQAATAINEMTATVYHIAQHAGATRDLSQTADGLAGSGQQVVSRVQTSIAGLSSGVQQTAEMIQRLAEDSQKINGVVSVIHSIAEQTNLLALNAAIEAARAGEMGRGFAVVADEVRNLAKRVQTSTDEITTMVSALQAGTRDAVDFMQESSYKADDCVQQAQEAGEALAEITGAVAQMRESNTQIAVAAEQQSQVAEEMNRAVVSIRDVTENTVQQTVDSATTSNELATLAGELNKAIGQLKL is encoded by the coding sequence ATGGGTGCCTGGCTTAGCAATATCTCGCTGAAATACAAATTCTGGGCGGTCAACGCGGTCGCCTTTGTCACCACTTTGTTGCTGGTGCTGTACGCCGTACAGCTCGAACAACAGGCCCGCAGTCATGCCGCGCAAACCTCGGCCCAGGCCCAGGCGCAGTTGCTCAAGGCCTGGCCGGCCGGGCAGGCGCTGCCCAAATCCGATCAAGTGCTGACGTTCAAACGCGGGGAAGCACCGCGCCTCAACGATCAGCCGCTGCTGGAGATCACCGACAGCAACGGCTGGATCGAGATCAGTCACTTGCCGTTGTTCGGCGAAAACCCGCTGCTCGGCGCCGAGGTCTTCAGCCGTGCCGATGGCCAGCAGGTCGCCGTGATCGCCTACGCCCCCAGCCTCAGCCAGGTGTTCAGCGAGCGCTTCGCCAACTATGCGGTGGCGGTGTTCATCCTGATGCTGGCGATGCTCGGCGCTTCACAGTTGCTGATCCGCTTTCTGCTCAGCCAGCTCAACACCCTCAAGGACGTAATGCTGCACGTGGAGAAAACCGGCGACCTCTCCGCCCGTGTGCCGCTAGCTTGCAAAGATGAAGTCGGGCAGATGGCCAACGCGTTCAACGCGATGCAGGCCGGTTATCAGCGCGTGGTCACCACCGTGGCCAACACCGCGCGGCAACTCGACGTCGGTGCCGCACGCCTGGCATCGAGCATGAACGAGGTGCGTCACGGCATGCTCGGCCAGCAAAGTGAAACCGATCAGGCCGCCACGGCGATCAACGAAATGACCGCCACCGTCTACCACATCGCCCAGCACGCCGGCGCCACACGCGACCTGTCGCAGACCGCCGATGGCCTGGCCGGCAGCGGCCAGCAAGTGGTGAGCCGGGTGCAGACTTCGATTGCCGGGCTGTCCAGCGGCGTGCAGCAGACCGCCGAGATGATCCAGCGCCTGGCCGAGGACAGCCAAAAGATCAACGGCGTGGTCAGCGTGATCCACAGCATCGCCGAACAGACCAATCTGCTTGCACTCAACGCCGCGATCGAAGCGGCGCGTGCCGGGGAAATGGGTCGCGGGTTTGCGGTAGTCGCCGACGAGGTGCGCAACCTCGCCAAACGCGTGCAGACCTCCACCGATGAAATCACCACCATGGTGTCGGCGTTGCAGGCTGGCACCCGCGACGCGGTGGACTTCATGCAGGAGAGTTCGTACAAGGCCGACGACTGCGTGCAACAGGCGCAAGAGGCCGGCGAAGCACTGGCGGAAATCACCGGAGCGGTGGCGCAGATGCGCGAGAGCAACACACAGATTGCGGTGGCGGCAGAACAGCAAAGTCAGGTTGCCGAAGAGATGAACCGCGCGGTGGTGAGCATTCGCGACGTGACCGAAAACACCGTGCAACAGACCGTTGATTCGGCAACCACCAGTAACGAGTTGGCGACGCTGGCCGGGGAACTGAACAAGGCGATCGGCCAATTGAAGCTCTAG
- a CDS encoding CHAD domain-containing protein, producing MSALVDRLVAHVLSLEVRLLACQARLTARTDPEALHDLRTTVRRLRSLLRPLRGLPGVEQLEDAAAAVGQLTTPWRDREVLAAWLIKHDQPEAAQRRMAQMAEAYPTLAASAEVASLLMILDAFPRFLRASQRQGLLERLDKRIEKRLGKQWKNLDVALHDPAHDRHRLRLLIKRVRYGIEAYPELDRLPEAALPRLKSAQGALGDWHDCWQWLARAEQEPDLQPCVATWQATMGKAEIKADRVLEKLSAACFKS from the coding sequence ATGTCTGCGTTGGTCGACCGGTTGGTGGCTCATGTCTTGAGCCTGGAAGTCAGGCTGCTGGCCTGTCAGGCACGTTTGACCGCCCGGACTGATCCTGAGGCGCTGCATGATTTGCGCACCACCGTGCGGCGTTTGCGCAGTTTGCTGCGACCGTTGCGCGGCTTGCCCGGTGTCGAGCAACTGGAAGATGCGGCCGCTGCGGTGGGGCAACTGACCACGCCGTGGCGCGACCGCGAAGTGCTGGCGGCCTGGTTGATCAAGCATGATCAGCCGGAAGCTGCACAGCGCCGCATGGCGCAAATGGCCGAGGCCTACCCGACGCTGGCGGCCAGCGCCGAAGTGGCGTCGCTGCTGATGATCCTCGATGCCTTTCCGCGTTTTCTGCGTGCGTCCCAGCGCCAGGGATTGCTCGAACGCCTGGACAAGCGCATCGAAAAACGTCTGGGCAAACAATGGAAGAATCTCGACGTGGCGCTGCACGACCCGGCCCACGACCGCCATCGCCTGCGCCTGCTGATCAAGCGCGTGCGTTATGGCATCGAGGCTTACCCTGAACTGGATCGTTTGCCGGAAGCTGCATTGCCTCGTTTGAAATCCGCGCAAGGCGCCCTCGGTGACTGGCATGATTGCTGGCAATGGCTGGCCCGCGCCGAGCAGGAGCCGGATCTGCAACCCTGCGTCGCCACCTGGCAGGCGACCATGGGCAAGGCCGAAATCAAGGCCGACCGGGTGCTGGAAAAGCTCAGCGCGGCCTGCTTCAAGTCCTGA
- a CDS encoding response regulator has translation MSQTATILVIDDEPQIRKFLRISLASQGYKVLEAGTGAEGLAQAALNKPDLLVLDLGLPDMDGQQVLREFREWATAPVLVLSVRASEGQKVQALDGGANDYVTKPFGIQEFLARVRALLRQAPAGEAQQAALNFGPLTVDLAYRRVLLDGVEVALTRKEYAVLAQLARHPGRVITQQQLLKDIWGPTHTEDSHYLRIVVGHLRQKLADDPTRPRFIVTEAGVGYRLLSESSL, from the coding sequence ATGAGCCAGACCGCGACTATTTTGGTCATTGATGACGAACCGCAGATCCGCAAGTTCCTGCGCATCAGCCTCGCTTCCCAAGGCTACAAAGTGCTGGAGGCGGGCACCGGCGCCGAGGGCCTGGCCCAGGCGGCGCTGAACAAACCCGATCTGCTGGTGCTCGACCTTGGCCTGCCGGACATGGACGGTCAGCAAGTGCTGCGCGAGTTTCGCGAATGGGCCACGGCGCCGGTGCTGGTGCTGTCGGTGCGTGCCAGCGAAGGGCAGAAAGTCCAGGCGCTGGATGGCGGCGCCAATGACTACGTGACCAAGCCGTTCGGCATTCAGGAATTTCTCGCCCGGGTGCGCGCATTGCTGCGTCAGGCACCGGCCGGCGAAGCGCAGCAGGCCGCGTTGAATTTCGGCCCGCTGACCGTGGACCTGGCGTATCGCCGGGTGTTGCTCGACGGCGTCGAAGTCGCCCTGACCCGCAAGGAATACGCAGTGCTGGCGCAACTGGCGCGGCATCCGGGGCGGGTGATCACCCAGCAGCAATTGCTCAAGGACATCTGGGGCCCGACTCACACCGAGGACAGCCACTACCTGCGAATCGTGGTCGGTCATCTGCGGCAGAAACTGGCGGACGATCCGACCCGGCCCCGGTTCATCGTGACCGAGGCCGGTGTCGGTTATCGCTTGTTGAGCGAGAGCAGCCTTTAG
- a CDS encoding Mpo1-like protein produces MGKRHPNLPAWQWRAYPNNHQHPTNLVLHLIAVPLFIVAFLLIVSGVFSLSLASVAIGVIGVIAALGLQRHGHSLEAQASEPFSDRKDAVSRLLVEQFLTFPRFFLSGGWFRAWRERHRRH; encoded by the coding sequence ATGGGCAAACGTCACCCCAACCTTCCCGCGTGGCAATGGCGCGCGTACCCGAACAACCATCAGCACCCGACCAATCTGGTGCTGCACCTGATTGCCGTGCCGCTGTTCATCGTCGCGTTTCTGTTGATCGTCTCGGGCGTGTTCAGCCTGAGTCTGGCCAGCGTGGCAATCGGCGTGATCGGCGTCATCGCGGCGCTGGGTCTGCAGCGTCACGGCCACAGCCTGGAGGCGCAAGCCTCCGAGCCGTTCAGTGATCGCAAGGACGCCGTCTCGCGTCTGCTGGTCGAACAGTTTCTGACGTTTCCACGGTTCTTCCTCAGCGGCGGCTGGTTCCGCGCCTGGCGTGAGCGTCACCGTCGGCACTGA
- a CDS encoding TatD family hydrolase, with protein MQLIDIGVNLTNPSFADKHQAVLDRAYAAGVCQLVLTGTSVEGSEQAMELCQQLDPDGQRLFATAGIHPHSASNWNADSARRLRSLLQESNVVAVGECGLDFNRDFSPRPQQEKVLEEHLALAAELQLPVFLHERDASQRLLEILRDFRDRLPAAVVHCFTGEQKALFSYLDLDLHIGITGWICDERRGTHLHPLVKEIKRGRLMLESDAPYLLPRTLRPKPKNGRNEPAYLTEVLREVALHRGETEEDLAAHTTACARAFYGLPTLP; from the coding sequence ATGCAACTCATCGATATCGGCGTCAACCTGACCAACCCCAGTTTCGCCGACAAACACCAGGCCGTGCTCGACCGCGCCTACGCTGCCGGGGTCTGCCAACTGGTGCTGACCGGCACCAGTGTCGAAGGCAGCGAACAGGCAATGGAGCTATGCCAGCAACTGGATCCGGACGGCCAGCGACTGTTCGCCACCGCCGGCATTCACCCGCATTCGGCCAGCAACTGGAACGCTGACAGCGCGCGGCGTCTGCGCAGCCTGCTGCAGGAATCGAACGTGGTCGCGGTGGGCGAATGCGGGCTGGATTTCAACCGTGATTTCTCTCCGCGCCCGCAGCAGGAAAAAGTCCTCGAAGAACATTTGGCGCTGGCTGCCGAACTGCAATTGCCGGTGTTTCTGCATGAGCGTGATGCGAGCCAGCGCCTGCTGGAAATCCTCCGTGATTTCCGCGACCGCTTGCCCGCCGCCGTGGTGCATTGCTTCACCGGCGAGCAGAAAGCGTTGTTCAGTTACCTCGATCTGGACCTGCACATCGGCATCACCGGCTGGATCTGCGATGAGCGTCGCGGCACCCATTTGCATCCGCTGGTGAAGGAGATCAAACGCGGTCGCCTGATGCTGGAAAGCGATGCGCCGTATCTGCTGCCACGCACATTGCGACCAAAACCGAAAAACGGCCGCAACGAACCGGCGTATCTGACCGAAGTGCTGCGTGAAGTCGCGTTGCATCGAGGCGAGACCGAGGAAGATCTGGCAGCCCACACCACCGCGTGCGCACGAGCTTTCTACGGTTTACCTACCCTGCCCTGA
- a CDS encoding acyl-CoA thioesterase — protein MRFCDLIDAVRRQPEVTIPAEWGQGRASFGGLVAALQFEVMRSKVPAERPVRSLAITFVGPVEPEVPVSFEVEVLREGKAVSQVLGRAVQNGQVVTMVQGSFGASRPSEVAVEAYPAPEMKHWDDCQELPYIKGVTPEFMRHLAMRWSVGGMPFTGNRSRLMGGWVRLRGDVKEEPVNEAHLLALVDAWPPALLPYLKKPAPGSTLTWTIEFVQPLRNLSTLDFCQYLADIEYAADGYGHVAAKLWSAKGELIAMSRQTVTIFA, from the coding sequence ATGCGCTTTTGCGATCTGATCGATGCTGTCCGTCGTCAACCGGAGGTCACGATTCCGGCGGAGTGGGGGCAGGGCCGGGCCAGTTTTGGCGGCTTGGTTGCTGCACTGCAATTTGAAGTAATGCGCAGCAAAGTGCCGGCCGAGCGGCCGGTGCGTTCGCTGGCGATCACCTTTGTCGGCCCGGTCGAGCCCGAAGTGCCGGTGAGCTTTGAAGTCGAAGTGCTGCGCGAAGGCAAAGCGGTCAGCCAGGTGCTGGGGCGTGCGGTGCAGAACGGTCAGGTGGTGACAATGGTGCAAGGCAGCTTCGGGGCTTCGCGGCCGTCGGAAGTGGCGGTTGAAGCCTATCCGGCACCGGAGATGAAGCACTGGGACGACTGCCAGGAACTGCCGTACATCAAAGGCGTAACCCCGGAGTTCATGCGTCATCTGGCGATGCGCTGGAGTGTCGGCGGCATGCCGTTCACCGGCAATCGATCGCGGCTGATGGGCGGCTGGGTGCGTTTGCGTGGGGATGTGAAGGAAGAACCGGTCAACGAGGCGCACCTGCTGGCGCTGGTCGATGCCTGGCCGCCTGCGCTGTTGCCGTACCTGAAGAAACCGGCACCGGGCAGCACGCTGACCTGGACCATCGAATTCGTTCAGCCATTACGGAATTTGAGTACGCTGGATTTTTGCCAATACCTGGCGGACATCGAGTATGCGGCCGACGGTTACGGCCATGTCGCCGCCAAGCTGTGGAGCGCGAAAGGTGAACTGATTGCCATGAGTCGGCAGACGGTGACGATCTTCGCCTGA
- the greB gene encoding transcription elongation factor GreB translates to MSRYRPPRTAGTALITPEGEARMRAEFHELWHVRRPQVTQSVSEAAAQGDRSENAEYTYGKKMLREIDSRVRFLTKRLEALKVVSEKPSDPNKVYFGAWVTIEDEDGKQSRYRIVGPDELDLKLGLISIDSPLARALIGKALDAEVRVQTPTGEQFVYIVAIEYP, encoded by the coding sequence ATGAGCCGTTATCGCCCTCCCCGCACCGCCGGCACCGCGCTGATCACCCCCGAAGGTGAAGCACGGATGCGCGCCGAATTCCATGAGCTGTGGCATGTGCGCCGCCCGCAGGTGACGCAATCGGTCAGCGAGGCGGCGGCTCAGGGTGATCGTTCGGAAAATGCCGAATACACCTACGGCAAGAAAATGCTGCGCGAGATCGACAGTCGCGTGCGTTTTCTCACCAAACGCCTTGAAGCGTTGAAAGTGGTCAGCGAAAAACCGAGTGATCCCAACAAGGTCTACTTCGGCGCCTGGGTGACCATCGAAGACGAGGACGGCAAACAGTCGCGCTATCGCATTGTCGGCCCGGACGAACTGGACCTGAAACTCGGCCTGATCAGCATCGACTCACCGCTGGCCCGCGCCCTGATCGGCAAGGCGCTGGATGCTGAAGTGCGGGTACAGACGCCGACCGGCGAACAGTTCGTCTACATCGTGGCGATCGAATATCCCTGA
- a CDS encoding transglycosylase SLT domain-containing protein: protein MVRPSVLLLLCGSLLLPMTAVARLPGPLQAVPAAKVRDLTEIRSSRVLRVLVNQSRNSSGEVQGQAIGIEYHRLRAFEQYLNGHARDGQEITLKIIPKAKDQLLGALQRGEGDLVAPGELLELQPGHAVASSEPIASNVPLVLVGIKGEKRYTKVEQLSGKTLALPTGSAAGEAVSQLNQKLALHKLAPIKIEWVDPTLAVEDVLEMVQGGIFHLTIVEQPIAERWGKILPKLRFDRQVMISEPGEEYWFVRRDASMLRASIDRFLTGYKKPSNEDAAFLRIYRRLYQVHYPLAKADRQRLEKLRPTLQKHAEAQNMDWLNLAALAFKESALQPNARSGSGPTGLMQITPSAAQRVGVNNIQNLDANVQAGAKYLAMIRRKFFNSPKLNERERMAFTLAAYNIGPERVQGMRAEARRRGLNPNQWFFQVERIAMEQVGMGAVSYVNSVNKYYLAFDRERESLEPAGQKVVSRK, encoded by the coding sequence ATGGTTCGTCCCTCGGTTTTGCTCCTGCTGTGTGGTTCGTTGCTGCTGCCGATGACGGCGGTCGCGCGGCTGCCCGGGCCTCTGCAAGCCGTGCCGGCCGCCAAGGTCCGTGACCTGACCGAGATCCGCAGCAGCCGCGTCCTGCGGGTGCTGGTCAACCAGAGCCGCAACAGCTCCGGCGAAGTTCAGGGTCAGGCCATCGGCATCGAATACCACCGTCTACGCGCCTTCGAGCAGTACCTCAATGGCCACGCCCGCGACGGTCAGGAAATCACCCTCAAGATCATCCCCAAAGCCAAGGATCAATTGCTCGGCGCGTTACAGCGCGGCGAAGGCGATCTTGTTGCGCCGGGCGAACTGCTCGAGTTGCAACCGGGCCACGCGGTCGCCAGCAGCGAGCCGATTGCCAGCAACGTGCCGCTGGTGCTGGTCGGCATCAAGGGCGAGAAGCGCTACACCAAGGTCGAGCAACTGTCGGGCAAAACCCTGGCGCTGCCCACCGGCAGTGCGGCGGGGGAGGCGGTCAGCCAGCTCAACCAGAAGCTGGCGCTGCACAAACTGGCGCCGATCAAGATCGAATGGGTCGATCCGACGCTGGCGGTCGAAGATGTGCTGGAGATGGTTCAGGGCGGGATCTTCCACCTGACCATCGTCGAGCAACCGATTGCCGAGCGATGGGGCAAGATCCTGCCCAAGCTGCGTTTCGACCGCCAGGTGATGATCAGCGAACCGGGCGAGGAATACTGGTTCGTGCGCCGCGATGCCTCGATGTTGCGGGCCAGCATCGACCGCTTCCTGACCGGCTACAAAAAACCGTCGAACGAAGATGCGGCATTTCTGCGGATCTACCGCCGCCTCTATCAAGTGCACTATCCATTGGCCAAGGCTGACCGTCAGCGCCTGGAAAAACTGCGCCCGACCCTGCAGAAACACGCCGAAGCGCAAAACATGGACTGGCTCAACCTGGCGGCGCTGGCGTTCAAGGAGTCGGCGCTGCAGCCCAACGCGCGCAGCGGCAGCGGGCCGACCGGGCTGATGCAGATCACCCCCTCCGCCGCGCAGCGGGTCGGCGTCAACAATATCCAGAATCTCGATGCGAATGTGCAGGCCGGGGCCAAGTACCTGGCGATGATCCGCCGCAAGTTTTTCAACAGTCCGAAACTCAATGAGCGCGAGCGCATGGCGTTCACCCTGGCGGCGTACAACATCGGCCCGGAGCGGGTGCAAGGCATGCGCGCCGAGGCGCGACGTCGCGGCCTGAATCCCAACCAGTGGTTCTTCCAGGTCGAGCGCATCGCCATGGAGCAGGTGGGAATGGGTGCCGTCAGCTATGTTAATAGCGTGAACAAGTATTACTTGGCGTTCGACCGGGAGCGGGAGTCGTTGGAGCCCGCAGGGCAGAAAGTGGTCTCACGCAAATAA
- a CDS encoding DoxX family protein, giving the protein MSSLINKVLFTRAGYGLTILRIAVGVIFAAHGSQKLFGLFGGYGLAGTAQYMESIGLTPGYLMATLAGGTEFFAGLALIIGLLVRPAALGLTFLSLVAIFTVHISNGLFMANNGYEFALALLGGSLAVLIEGAGKLSVDRAIAG; this is encoded by the coding sequence ATGAGCTCTCTGATCAACAAGGTTCTGTTCACCCGCGCCGGCTACGGTCTGACCATTCTGCGCATTGCCGTCGGCGTGATCTTCGCCGCCCACGGCTCGCAGAAACTCTTCGGCCTGTTCGGTGGCTACGGTCTGGCAGGCACCGCGCAATACATGGAAAGCATCGGCCTGACCCCGGGTTACCTGATGGCCACTCTGGCCGGCGGTACCGAGTTCTTCGCCGGTCTGGCGCTGATCATCGGCCTGCTGGTTCGCCCGGCGGCACTGGGTCTGACCTTCCTGTCGCTGGTGGCGATCTTCACCGTGCATATCAGCAACGGTCTGTTCATGGCCAACAACGGTTACGAGTTCGCCCTGGCCCTGCTCGGCGGCAGCCTCGCGGTGCTGATCGAAGGCGCCGGCAAGCTCTCGGTGGATCGCGCCATCGCCGGTTGA
- a CDS encoding patatin-like phospholipase family protein has translation MKKRVALVLGSGGARGYAHIGVIEEIERRGYDISCIAGCSMGAVVGGIYAAGKLDEYRNWIESLDYLDVLRLVDVSFRLGAIRGEKVFGQIRKIVGEINIEDLRIPYTAVAADLTNQQEIWFQEGCLHQAMRASAAIPSLFTPVMQGNRMLVDGGILNPLPIVPVVSSHCDLIIAVNLNSTNQRHYKLPVIQRPAAFRTRFDSLISSLGSKMPFRRKQAEQLLMLEQEALRAEAADINPWVEGAEPETQQPAAAPERDGAPKSATGSFIVDNVGPASLLDLINQSFEVMQTSLAQYKIAGYPPDILINVPKRVCRFFEFYKAPELIALGREIARDTLDRYESEQN, from the coding sequence ATGAAAAAGCGTGTCGCACTGGTGCTGGGCTCCGGTGGCGCCCGGGGCTATGCCCATATCGGGGTCATTGAAGAGATCGAACGACGGGGCTATGACATCAGTTGTATTGCCGGCTGTTCAATGGGGGCCGTGGTCGGCGGAATCTACGCCGCCGGCAAGCTCGACGAGTACCGCAACTGGATCGAAAGCCTGGATTACCTCGACGTGCTGCGCCTGGTGGACGTCAGCTTCCGTCTCGGCGCGATCCGTGGCGAAAAGGTCTTCGGCCAGATCCGCAAGATCGTCGGCGAGATCAACATCGAAGACCTGCGCATTCCCTACACCGCCGTAGCCGCCGACCTCACCAACCAGCAGGAAATCTGGTTTCAGGAAGGCTGCCTGCATCAGGCCATGCGCGCCTCGGCGGCGATTCCCAGCCTGTTCACCCCGGTGATGCAGGGCAACCGGATGCTGGTGGACGGCGGCATTCTCAACCCGTTGCCGATCGTGCCAGTGGTGTCTAGCCACTGCGACCTGATCATCGCGGTCAATCTCAACTCGACCAACCAGCGCCATTACAAACTGCCGGTGATCCAGCGCCCCGCCGCGTTCCGCACACGCTTCGACAGCCTGATCAGTTCGCTGGGCTCGAAGATGCCGTTCCGCCGCAAACAGGCCGAGCAATTGCTGATGCTGGAACAGGAAGCGCTGCGTGCCGAAGCGGCTGACATCAATCCTTGGGTCGAAGGCGCCGAGCCGGAAACCCAGCAACCGGCCGCCGCCCCCGAACGCGACGGCGCACCGAAGTCCGCCACCGGATCGTTCATCGTCGATAACGTCGGGCCGGCGTCATTGCTGGACCTGATCAACCAGAGTTTCGAGGTGATGCAAACCTCGCTGGCGCAGTACAAGATCGCCGGGTATCCGCCGGATATCCTGATCAACGTGCCGAAGCGGGTGTGCCGGTTCTTCGAGTTCTACAAGGCGCCGGAGCTGATCGCGCTGGGTCGCGAGATCGCCCGGGATACGCTGGACCGCTATGAGAGCGAGCAGAACTAA